From a region of the Sulfuriferula plumbiphila genome:
- a CDS encoding 16S rRNA (uracil(1498)-N(3))-methyltransferase, translating to MPRFYLPDTLAPDTLITLPDACAHHAARVLRLTAGDAVTLFNGQGGEWAGNIHHIGKREVEVHVDARQDVERETPLRVTLAQGVSSGERMDYTLQKAVELGVHAIQPVACARSVVKLSGERADKRRNHWQNLVIAACEQCARNRVPEVSDIAPLPVWLAQSATAPLKLMFAPDAQHTLHTLPRPGGDVTMLAGPEGGFAADEYSAALTAGFIPIRLGPRVLRTETAALAALAAMQTLWGDL from the coding sequence ATGCCACGCTTTTACCTGCCCGACACTCTTGCCCCGGATACCCTCATCACCTTGCCGGACGCCTGCGCGCACCACGCTGCACGGGTATTGCGCCTGACTGCAGGCGACGCGGTAACGTTGTTCAACGGCCAGGGTGGCGAGTGGGCGGGCAATATCCACCACATCGGCAAGCGCGAGGTGGAAGTGCACGTGGATGCGCGGCAAGACGTGGAACGCGAAACACCGCTGCGCGTCACGCTGGCGCAAGGCGTTTCCAGCGGCGAGCGCATGGACTACACCCTGCAAAAAGCGGTGGAACTGGGTGTACACGCGATCCAGCCGGTTGCCTGCGCGCGCAGCGTGGTGAAACTGTCGGGCGAGCGTGCCGACAAGCGCCGCAACCATTGGCAAAACCTGGTGATTGCCGCCTGTGAACAATGCGCCCGCAACCGTGTGCCGGAGGTGTCCGATATTGCCCCCTTGCCGGTCTGGCTGGCACAGTCCGCCACGGCGCCGCTCAAGCTGATGTTCGCGCCGGATGCGCAACACACCCTGCATACCCTGCCCCGGCCCGGCGGCGACGTTACCATGCTGGCGGGGCCGGAAGGCGGCTTTGCCGCGGATGAATACAGCGCGGCGCTCACTGCCGGGTTCATCCCGATCCGGCTGGGGCCGCGTGTGCTGCGCACCGAAACTGCCGCGCTGGCGGCACTCGCCGCAATGCAAACCCTGTGGGGAGACCTGTAA